The Zygosaccharomyces rouxii strain CBS732 chromosome A complete sequence genome window below encodes:
- the EAR1 gene encoding Ear1p (similar to uniprot|P32343 Saccharomyces cerevisiae YKL124W SSH4 Suppressor of SHR3 confers leflunomide resistance when overexpressed (putative) involved in ER functions), whose translation MINSIAPSLASFIGLLGFSNGYVIPRTEVVHDDTAGVMYILDGDGQYEGLSGQFGDDELDMDIMIFSLITIIFIYISICFVYITIRFVVKRILTRNARATLLQDGDEVRRTRRTIENLNARWPSALDDEDAVRDKLARLSPEEQFYYKQGEEYIRQNPPLIIPHALSSHDHVEDPVIDDAARQFINEEGAWAWEFQPDPNLPNDTILVENKSEISFLNYNYEASVCTNLPIPRINRVYYCEFKIFELNTQDGSGHHLGENELISFGLSTSPYPYFRLPGKHHHSIAYESTGARRFNDSFELEPKLATLFPRLEKGDVVGIGYRSNSGTVFFTRNGKKLKEDTVGGHVKGWKFKYVYPIVGANIPCKIHVNFGTYGFVYIEANVKKWGYAKSNGMKLPPPSYEEYNQDTLLESGCEDEVSDNESVSSANEGDIVDSQGELLPPPPGFEFSTSPNAHSHIDREEITLDSLPMEPPSYSDDERSASINPKVGNSTSSGKHPPRLHHLGKSQYDHVSGEDALERERLVDDEEYDDEDDYYEYEDLEYDEEQDEDGDGEGRERAEYEAEGTNGESRNEGYGAHENIHDNTVTNQFLQN comes from the coding sequence ATGATTAATAGCATAGCGCCTTCATTGGCCAGCTTTATTGGGTTATTAGGATTTTCAAATGGGTACGTTATACCTAGAACTGAAGTGGTTCACGATGATACTGCGGGGGTGATGTATATATTGGATGGCGATGGTCAATATGAAGGATTATCAGGTCAGTTTGGggatgatgaattagatATGGATATTATGATCTTTTCACTTATTAcaattattttcatttacaTCAGCATATGCTTCGTTTATATTACCATTAGATTTGTGGttaaaagaattttaaCTAGGAATGCAAGGGCAACACTTTTGCAAGATGGCGATGAAGTTAGACGTACAAGAAGAACTATCGAAAACCTAAATGCTCGTTGGCCAAGTGCActagatgatgaagatgccgTTAGAGATAAACTAGCACGCTTATCACCGGAAGAGCAGTTTTACTACAAGCAAGGTGAAGAGTACATCAGACAAAATCCTCCATTAATTATACCTCATGCGCTTTCTTCTCATGACCATGTGGAAGATCCAGTGATCGATGATGCCGCAAGGCAGTTTATCAATGAGGAAGGCGCATGGGCATGGGAATTTCAGCCAGATCCTAATTTACCAAATGATACCATTCTTGTGGAAAATAAATCCGAAATTTCGTTTTTGAATTACAACTACGAAGCTTCCGTATGTACCAACTTACCGATTCCTCGTATCAATAGAGTCTATTACTGtgaattcaaaatttttgaattaaatACGCAGGACGGTAGTGGTCATCATTTGGGTGAGAAtgaattaatttcttttggttTATCCACATCCCCATATCCATATTTCCGTTTACCGGGTAAACACCACCATTCTATTGCATATGAATCCACAGGAGCTCGCAGGTTTAACGATTCATTTGAATTAGAACCTAAGTTGGCAACATTGTTCCCTCGTCTGGAAAAGGGTGATGTTGTTGGTATTGGTTATAGATCCAATAGTGGTACTGTCTTTTTCACCAGAAATGGTAAAAAACTTAAAGAAGATACAGTTGGTGGTCATGTTAAAGGAtggaaattcaaatatgTGTACCCTATTGTAGGTGCTAACATACCATGTAAGATCCACGTGAATTTTGGTACGTATGGATTCGTCTACATTGAAGCTAACGTCAAGAAATGGGGGTATGCTAAATCCAATGGTATGAagttaccaccaccttcCTATGAAGAATATAATCAAGATACTCTATTAGAGAGTGGTtgtgaagatgaagtttCTGATAATGAAAGTGTTTCTTCAGCCAATGAAGGTGACATCGTAGATAGTCAAGGTGAATTATTACCCCCACCTCCAGGCTTCGAATTTAGTACTTCACCGAACGCTCACAGCCACATAGACCGTGAAGAAATTACTTTAGATTCTTTACCAATGGAGCCACCAAGTtattctgatgatgaacgTAGTGCTAGCATCAACCCAAAAGTTGGTAACAGTACATCTTCTGGGAAACACCCTCCACGACTTCATCATCTAGGTAAATCTCAGTACGATCACGTATCAGGTGAAGATGCACTTGAGCGTGAACGTTTAgtggatgatgaagaatacgatgacgaagatgacTACTATGAATACGAAGATCTGGAGTATGATGAGGAGCAAGATGAAGACGGCGATGGAGAAGGTAGAGAACGGGCGGAATACGAAGCCGAAGGAACTAACGGAGAATCAAGAAATGAAGGTTATGGAGCTCATGAGAATATTCACGATAATACTGTGacaaatcaattcttgcaaaattGA